The Rosa rugosa chromosome 1, drRosRugo1.1, whole genome shotgun sequence genomic sequence GGGATATCCTAGATTAAGCAGCAAATAAATCCACAATACAATATTACTACTCATGTGAGCACGGCTTCCATGAACTCTGCATCATCCCCCATAGCTTGTAGAATCTCCGGCAAAAGGCAAACTTCAAAGTCAACACTTCCTTCTTCGGCGCCAGGAAACACCGTTAACTTGCCACTCCTCTTGTGCGCAGCTCCGCTTCGCACAGCCAGCGGTCTCCCCCACCCGAAATCATTCCCATACACATTGAACCGCGGTGAGCTTCCTGTCAGCAAACTAGTACTAGACCAGATTGCAGCTGAATCACCCCTCGTATTCGAGAGAAATGTAGGACTTTTTACCCAGTCCTCCAGGTACTTCTTGGTTTCTTCAGCAGTAATGGAAGCAATAGCCTTGTTTAGCTGCAATGCCGCCCAGCCTAGTCCGCGGTGTAGCAGATCCGCTGCAGTGGACTTCACAGGGATTCCAAGAAGCGCATTCCCAGAGTATTGTTCCGGCAGTAGTGGATCCATTCTCTGCCTCAGTCCTACTACAACTCTGTAAGTGATCTCTTGATCGGTAGCCAAATCATGCTTAGTGCTACGTGTGGTGGCTCGCCAAAGATGAGCCATGAGTGCCTGAAGGGAGGAGATGCTATTGGTGCTCATCTCAGCATTGGCCTTCGCTTTGAGTGCGGcgattttttctttggggaaATGAAACACCCTCTGTATGTAATTGGAAGAAGAGGTGGTATGTGGAACTAGCTTCTCCGGGATCTGAATTTGGGAGAAGGGAATGTGAACTGGGAGATCAATTAGGCCATCAAGAAATTGACGACCGAAAACAGGAGTACTACTAGTACTAATTTGAGAAGCTATACTTTATCATGATCAGAGCCAGAACGAGAGATTTCAGACCAAGTATTGAAGAAATGCCAGAAAGAGGTACCGTCCATAACTGCGTGGTTCATGCTGCAGCCGATAAAGATGCCATCAACAAGCTCAGTGACTTGCGCCACAAGCAATGGTTTCGAAACCCCTTCATAGTTTCGAACCAAGTTCATGGAAAAGAAGTTGTGCACAATTTCATCAGGAATGTAAACGGGGTCAAGAATATCGGCTACCCTGACACCATCCGCAGCAGCATGAACAAAGTGAGCTCCGACTCCGTTACAGTTGATGTAGAAACAAGCGGTGTTGTCTTCGTTTTTGACGAGGGATAAGCGGCCAGCAAGCGGGTAGAAGATGTTCAATGTGCAAGAAAGGGAGGCTTTTAGGTGTTGTATCAAGTTCTGGTTTACTTCTTTGTCTGCTGATTTGTGGAAGAGGAGGCCCTTTTGGATGTGTTCAAGTTGGAGGAGCCGAAGATCCCAGGGAGTTAACTCGATTCGATGAGCTGACTCATTGTTATGGCGAGTTGGACAGACTCTGCTGGTGCAGATATGCCGGATCTGAGGCATTTTTCAACCTTGTAATATTGATGTCTCTATAGCTTGGTGGGTGAGTAGTCTGATAATTAACTAGGCTACTTGCTCCATATATAATATGGATCAGAGATACAACAAACAAACGAGATGCGATttgtatatttatatataaatatatgtctCGTTTGTTTGTTTTATCTCTGATCCATATTATATATGGAGCAAGTAGCCTAGTTAATTATCAGACTACTCACCCACCAAGCTATAGAgacatcaatatatatatatgcgacctaaaagtgaccctaaactctaatttcactctgaaatttcaaagcgaggcctcgctctggataggatctgtgtatatatatatatatatatatggatccgttcgagagcggacgtccgcaacccagaaaaagtgccgACGTCGCTGctccggcctcgatcaagcGGCGACGGCGCGCcgcggcttgccggagggatGTTGGGGGTCATGCAGAGGAGTCTGCGGTCCGATGGAGTTGCCGGCGACGGTTCTACTGTGCTGCAtagaacctgcaactgcaggtgaggtggctgcccagaaaccggcaagcctgacctcctccgacctcgaacgccgcccagaagaggtctgggactCCTCCGGCCAGCCCGAACCGCCGCCTGGAAGCCGCCtgctgcatcgacgtccgcactttagcaacagTGCGGACGTTCGCCCTTGatcgggcctctatatatatacctctctatatatatataaatatacaaATCGCATCTCGTTTGTTTGTTTTATCTCTGatccattatatatatatatatatgcttactAGCGCGCTGCACATTGACTAGAATCATGATTGAGATAAGCATAAGGATTTGTTATGTATATATAAAGAACAAATTTTGATAAgatataaaataataaagcaGAATCACAAAGCGATATAAAATCACATTTTGGGGCATTGAATTGAAAAGATTATAGAAGAGACACGAATCATGAGCAAACTAGCTCTAGTAAAATTTGGTCATTGGACTTGGCCCAACTCAAGAGTAAGTGTGCGAAAATGAGTTAGGATTGAGATAGATCTGACATTTGATGTTCGTTAATGTGCTCTAATTCTACATATATAAAATGCACACATCAACCCCTATCTCTAATACACaagacttttcagattaaaaaTTTATAGTGTATGTGGCATTGTGGCAACTTGTACTGTTGTGTGGAGTAGCCATTGTGTGGCTAAAGTTGTTGTCtttggactttgaaaatcaagTCATCATGATACATACCACGTTAACACCGGTATAAAAGAGTCGCTCAAATGTAGTATTCAAAGATTTGGTTTCGAAAGGTGGGCATaaaggtgttcgatgaaatgacTCGAAGGGGCGGTTTCTACTTCCTAAGCCAAGGGACAAGGCAGCAATCCCCTAGCCTCAACATAGAGAAATTCGTGGATCAACTAAATTGTGAGAACAAACGACATGCATAACTGCACTGGCATACAAGGACAGCACAACAATTAGGCCGCTGTAGCTGGTATTTGCTTAGTTTTAAGCATTTGCGGAAGATGATGCATGTGATGGCCTGGTCATTCAAAGACTATCCTCGGGTATATTTCCGATCAAGTTTTGATAATATAAACTGGATTATATGTTACTGATTGTTGTTTCTGTTGGTTGTCATTGGTATAGCTATATAGGCTGATAGCTTCATTTACGAGCATCTTCAGTTTCCGTTTATTATTGATTAATTTAGGCTGCAAGATGAAGCCAATGTGTTTCGGTGTCTCATAGTGACTTCACGGTAGCGTTGATGTTTCTGCTATTCTCATCCAAATGCAAAAAGATAGCAGATCCGGAAAACGACTTATCAAAAGTTTCTCTAGTTGTTGATATCTTGCAAATTTTGCATGTTCATTCAACACTTTATTCATTCTCGTAACGGCATTGCTTCTGCTAAGAATTAGCAAAATCAACCAAGTCAATCATTTGTCATGGGATTTCTTGATTACTATTGAACCTGTATCCCTATGTTTTCTGTGTCAATTGTGACTCACATTCTGACACACATCAACACTGGAATTTCATTGGCGATTCTGATTCTGGTTCCTTCTCTGACTCTAAGGAAAGTCAGgtaattttatttcttttggtcGAGCGTAAGTAGCAGAAAGCATTTCTGCAATCATGTTTGCATCTAGTGGTAGCAACACCAATTGGCTATATATCTTGCATCTCATCAAGCATCTGCTCATTTAGTTTATTATCTATTACAGGTACAtgctttcttaatttattaagTTTACATTTATATCTTGATTACTTCACTAGAGATGGTGTGGTAGCAACAGTAGTTAGCTAGAAATGCTTTATTCAACTGCTAGGTAAGTCAGTGTTTACTTACCTTTAGATATCTCAAGTAAAGTGATAAATAGATCTAGTTCATGTGAGCACAGCTTCCATGAACTCTGCATCGTCCGCCATAGCATGTAGAGTCTCAGGCAAAAGGCAAACTTCAAAATCAATACTTCCTTCTTCAGCACCAGGAAACACTGTCAGCTTCCCATTCATTTTATTTGCATTTCCGCTTCTCACAGCAAGCGGTCTCCCCCAACCAAAATCATTACCATACACATTGAACCGCGGTGAGCTTCCTGTGAGCAAGCTGTGAACTCTTGTTTGAGCCCTTAAACTTGGACGTATGATAGGGGCCTTTACCCAGTCCTCCAATTCTCTTGTCACATCTTCAGGTGTCATGGAAGCAATCGCTTTGTTGATTTTCAAAGCGGTCCATCCTAGTCCGTGTTGTAGCAGATCACTTGCAGTGGAGTTGGTAGAAACTCCTCGAAGTGCATTCCCCATGTAaagatttggcaatggtggCTTCAATTTTTGCCTCAACCCTATTGCAATCCTGTAAGTAGTCTCTTCATCGGATTTGACATCACGTCTTCCACGTGTTGTGGCTCTCCAAAGATGAGCCATGAGTGCCTGAAGGGACGAGATGTTATTTGTACCCATCTCAGCATTAGCCTTTGCTTTGAGCTGTGCAACTTTTTCTTTGGGAAAATGAAACACCCTTTGTAAAAGAGTTGAAGAAGGTGTCTGTTGAATAAGTGTCTCCGGGATTTGAATTTGGGAGAACGGTATGCGAACTGGGAGATCAATTAGGCCATCAAGAAAATGACGACCAAAAACAGGAGGACTACTTTGAGAAACTGTATCATCAGAGCCAGAACGAGAGATGTGAGACCAAGTATTACAGAAATGCCAGAAAGAGGTGCCATCTGCAACCACATGGTTTATGCTGCAACCAATAAATATGCCATCCGCAAGCTCAGTGATTTGCACTGCAAGCAATGGTTTTGAAGTGCCTTCATAGTTCAGAACTGAATTCATAGAAAATAGGTTTTCGATAATCTCACCAGGAATGTAAATAGGGTCGAGAATATCAGCCACTCTGACACCATCATGAGCTGCATGAACAAATTGGGCTCCTGCGCTGTTACAGTTGATGAAAAAGCAAGTGGTGCCATCTTCGTTTTCAATCTGGGATAAGCGACCTGCTAGTGGGTACAAGATATTCAAAGTGCGAGAAAGGGAAACTTTTAGGTGTTGTATCAAGCTCTGGTCTACTTCTTTCTCTGCTAGCTTTGGGAAGAGAAGCCCTTTCTGGATGTACTCAAGTTGAAGGAGTCGAAGATCCCATGGACTTAACTCGACTCTATGAGTTAACTCATCATTCTCACAAGTTGGACAGACGATACTAGTAGAGATTTGCCGAATTTGAGACATGTTAAAGCCTTGGTGGTGATGAATGAATAAGGTGATAGTAAGCTTTACACCATTTTCAATTGGCTCTAGGATGAGCTCAAGAATTAAACAAACACATCACAATCAGATGGGCTGGAATGGTGGCCTCATCTAAAATGTATGCCAGTacctaaaagtctaaaactatTAGGTAGAGAACATGATAGTGAGACAAACCGTATAGAGCTACTTCTGAACACAACATACTTCAAATATCAGCACAAAAGAGACGTAATAGAGTTAACTGCAAATGACTGAgggagattaaaaaaaaaaaaaaaaggttggagaaaacaaaagaaagaatagaaatttaacAAGGCAGTATGCAGGCTTCTGATCTactgggccgggccgggcttcaaACTCCTAAATCAAGCCCGGCCCTCTACCCATCGGGCCGgggcttttgcgggcttttaccTGTCGGGCCTTGCGGGCCTCTATTGGCCCATTTGACCCgcgggctaaatgatgaggtcTACTTATTGTGAAGCCATTTAATCACATGATCATATTCCAACAAATTTGGcacagtaatttttttttttattttttttattttttttttttattattattttttttaattttttttttttttcactcttcTTCAGTGTCAAGGTATTCTAAAGGATTATAACCTAGGTTTTCTCTCTAGCGAGAAAACTTCTAAGGCCGGCGCCGTCCTCGTCTGTGAAGATCAATCTTGTCCGGTGGCACCCGGACGTCTTggctggcctctggcctcgccgaCGTACTGCGGTCTGCTGCCGGATGGGATATTGATGCTATTGCCCAGGGTTTTCATGGGGGAAAGGTTTTCTGCTTGAGGCTTCGGTATGTTGGTTTTGGCACAGGTCTCTGGTGTCGTCTCTGATTCACGGTGGCAGGTGCTTCGTCGTGGGTTTCCAGGCCCAACGTGAGACGTTTGGATTATGGAGCCTATGATCTGGTGCGCTTCATCGTCGTCAGTTTCGTAGTGGTGCAGACCGGGTTGCCAGGGTCGAGGTGGCGTAGTTCCATGGCAGCATGGCGGTACGAGTAGCGGAGGCTAAGGCAGCAAGGGATGTGGCAGTACGGTGGTGGCACGGTGGCGGCGAGGTTGAGCGGCAGTGATATCTCCTGGTGTGAGAGAGCGATGACATTTGGGCTTGAATCAATCCAGTACTGCTGGGCCTTgagttgggctagggttttggcttTGGCCCATCACTATGTTATTTAGTTTTGTCTATTTTACAATAATTGTTTCGTTTTCAGGGACAGTCTAGGCACTTTTGTGCATCTAGTTTTAGTATTGGATCTTGGTCTTGTCAacttaattctcagtgtctctagttgtacaccaattgaggtctctaggcgactagatttACTGTTTTCCGAGTTAGGTTGAGAGGGCCGGGtctttctagcgcctccggcgtagtaccaaagggggatcccgctatgtctacgatgtattcaatgtcaaatgagtgacctaatttctatgtaccactgtgggtactaacacatcttcttgtctgtcttagatggcagcggaagggtatgtaagggccattctggcttttgatcaatatattggctttgccttctttcaaaaaaaaaaacaaatttggcACAGTGACTTTTCTAAGATGGATATCCGTAGTCTGTACAAGTGAATATAGTTGATGGAGGGTTAGCTATGCTTCACTGGTTTGAAGTTTTGGTTTCTTATGCTTTTGATTTAGGCTTGGTCGTGAAGCTTTGATGTCCTTTTATGGAAATTAATTTTGTTTCTTAGTCattgtttagggtttagggtttaggaatgCAAACAGGTTCGAGTATATCAGCCACTCTGGCTCCATCAGTAGCCGAACGGACAAATTGCACTCCTACGCCGTTACAGCTGATGATGAACCTAGTggtgttttcttctttttcaacgAAGGCTAGACAACCAGCAAGCTGGTAATATTCAGAGTGTAAGAAAATGAGGCGTTTGGGTGCTGTATCAAGCTCGATTTTCCTTCTTGATATGCTGGACGAGGATTTTCTTTTGGATGTAATCAAGTTGGGAGCTATAAAACTAGGAATGCATTCCAAAAGAAAACAAGCCATATCACTTATAAATGTAATAGCATTTACGACATTGAGTCAATGAAAAAACTAGAAACAGAATCCAGAACTCAAATGCAATGGAGAAGTAACAGTAATCAAATTTGAAAAGGTATGGTACAAAGAGCTAGAGAAACAGAAAGTTTGGAGAAAAGTGGCTGATGGTGTCCCAGATATGTATTTCATCAATTTTGGCTCATATTCACACACATCAGTGTTGGAATTTCATTGGGAATTCAAATCCTAGTTCCTGCTCTGACTCTTAAGGGTAGCAAGGTATTATATATGGTTTGACTGCTAGATTAGTTGAGCATAACCAGAATAAGGTCTTTCTACAAACAATCCATTTACTTTGGTTATATATCTTGCATTTCATTAaacatcggtttttgtttgttatttATTACAGAAAGACTTGCTTAATTACTTAATAAACTTAAGtttgttgaagaatgttgactttTAGAGTAAATGCACCCCAAGAGTCAATATGCAAAGGCAAAAGGTAAGGTCTTGCCTCCCATTTGTGCACTATTCACTAATATTGCCTTTGCCTCCCAATTTTTTCATGCACCCGAAATAGGCAAGGTCAATGCCTCTCAATCATTCACTATTTAATCCAATGGTTGTTTTTTTATAGATGTAATCCAATGGTACAAAAGCAGCCCCAGATATAGCCGTTGGAACAAAAGCAGCTGATTCAAACATATTTAATCCCACCATGTTTAACTACAAGACAAAAGTGATCAATAGCCATTACCCTACGTCACCTTCCATGTGAGGCCCATGTGCCATTTTGGTCGACCAAGTCAAAGTCCAAGACTTGCCATTGGGCTTGGTCGGGAAGGCATCTGATCGTCCAACAAGTTTGCGGTGCATTGCAGCTTTGTCATTTTTTGCCATTTTGGCTGGTCTTGGATGTCCAAGATCAGTGCGGTGCATTTGCTCTTAGTGTGTCTTGTCAAACTAGGtttagttctatagttgtaataggagagaaggttctagatttctagTTCTAATCAGAATAGGTTTCCTTGTATGACAAGGAtgatgtactttgtaatccctatatatagaggctcttattatcaataatagaacacacgATTCtttcatcaatctctctcgtaCTCAATATCCTTAAACGTGTTATCAACACAAGccctgttaatgtctaagatttagcggtggctaaaccttggttaacaCTGGTCCgacgggcggaccgctacttgtgatgtaATCAatacttccgctacctgtcaagtaaaatacaaagggtgtcagagggagaccgcgctgagcggtcttctcttctccgatgcctaagttagttaatgtatttgtgttgacagaattacagtaggtaagtagtaaatgcgtaattaatgaggagagaggagagaaccttttataggtgggaaAAAGGCTAACCTCTTCCatgttttcaatgtgggactgatatgcttcagttcccagcttctggagcttctgatgctatcttggcgaggcgcgtggcggcgcgtcagtgGTGCTCTGGGGGTGAGctggggctcaggcggtagcttgCTAGGCTGTGTTTCCGTATATCACTCcgttggtgggagttggtaccgctggcggtagcatgagtgtggctcattataactaattatgcttggcaaatgctcatgtaagtacaagttcCCCAAGTCCCTAGTCAAGGAggtagcggagatcttcaacattgaggtcaatcccagttggatggacgagatcatcgaATACAAGTGCAagggcacattgccagaggacaaagtcaaggcgcgacagctcaagcggagagcaacccgctacaacatccaaaatggcaagctttaccgccagggattcacccaccccaacctccgttgtctaaccccagaggagggaaaggtcgtgctggcaatgatacacggcggagaatgtggaaaccactcgggcgccagatccttggccaatcgcacaatgcgacaaggttacttttggcctacgcttggcgATGACGCCAGGAGGGTATCGAGATCctgccacaaatgtcaacaatatgctgatctcccacatgccccggcggaaccactgtcgatcatcatcggtccatggattcactcaacgtggggcctggacttgatgggaaaattccaaaccgccaaaggccagttcaagtacatcattgttgccatcgattacaacagcaagtggatagaggcggagccactgacggcaataactaccgccaaggtaattcatttcctttggaagaacatctattgccgctatggtgtcccacatacaatcatcacagacaacgacACACAGTTCAATAACA encodes the following:
- the LOC133727387 gene encoding uncharacterized acetyltransferase At3g50280-like isoform X1, whose product is MSQIRQISTSIVCPTCENDELTHRVELSPWDLRLLQLEYIQKGLLFPKLAEKEVDQSLIQHLKVSLSRTLNILYPLAGRLSQIENEDGTTCFFINCNSAGAQFVHAAHDGVRVADILDPIYIPGEIIENLFSMNSVLNYEGTSKPLLAVQITELADGIFIGCSINHVVADGTSFWHFCNTWSHISRSGSDDTVSQSSPPVFGRHFLDGLIDLPVRIPFSQIQIPETLIQQTPSSTLLQRVFHFPKEKVAQLKAKANAEMGTNNISSLQALMAHLWRATTRGRRDVKSDEETTYRIAIGLRQKLKPPLPNLYMGNALRGVSTNSTASDLLQHGLGWTALKINKAIASMTPEDVTRELEDWVKAPIIRPSLRAQTRVHSLLTGSSPRFNVYGNDFGWGRPLAVRSGNANKMNGKLTVFPGAEEGSIDFEVCLLPETLHAMADDAEFMEAVLT
- the LOC133727387 gene encoding uncharacterized acetyltransferase At3g50280-like isoform X2, translating into MSQIRQISTSIVCPTCENDELTHRVELSPWDLRLLQLEYIQKGLLFPKLAEKEVDQSLIQHLKVSLSRTLNILYPLAGRLSQIENEDGTTCFFINCNSAGAQFVHAAHDGVRVADILDPIYIPVQITELADGIFIGCSINHVVADGTSFWHFCNTWSHISRSGSDDTVSQSSPPVFGRHFLDGLIDLPVRIPFSQIQIPETLIQQTPSSTLLQRVFHFPKEKVAQLKAKANAEMGTNNISSLQALMAHLWRATTRGRRDVKSDEETTYRIAIGLRQKLKPPLPNLYMGNALRGVSTNSTASDLLQHGLGWTALKINKAIASMTPEDVTRELEDWVKAPIIRPSLRAQTRVHSLLTGSSPRFNVYGNDFGWGRPLAVRSGNANKMNGKLTVFPGAEEGSIDFEVCLLPETLHAMADDAEFMEAVLT